The DNA region taatttcattaaatcatttgaaatttacaaatgcaaataaatgaaaaaacaacGAAAAGgcagaaattattaaattacaataatatattgaaataatagtttaaaagattttatttttcttagaaattatatgatttaatggACTGAATTCTACGTATGATTTGATAGGTAAAATTTACAGTTATATTCtatcttaaatacataaaaataatacagatatGTACCGGTCTAAGTTGTAGACTCCTTTCGATGGTAAATTTGGGAATTTCGACCACAACCTCCCTTCCTAGATAACCTTCTTCAACCACAGCGGCCAATCTCTCTGGCGTCAAATTTGCTATAATGTTGTTTACTcctgaaaatttaatttatgatatgaatcataatattatatatataattacaatagtCAAAAACACGCAGTGACGCGTAactgtgtttaaaataataatagatttgtatttattgCTGATTGTCCCAACAATAAATGTTCCCAAACATTACAACAGTAAAAAACTGTTTTGCGAAATTGTTATGACATGTAATTAGTCGCgttgatgtaaatattttaaattatatcacaaaagacgaaaaaatataaagaatagcATTCCAACTGATGTGTGAAACTGTGTCATTCTAAGTGGAGTTTTAGGTCAGATTTGAACACGAGCAATGTCAAAACTAATTGATAGTTGATCTACATGTTCCGCTGCAGCTAATTAgaagttacattttatttattaacgcaACTGATTTGATTCATGGCTCTCGACGTTGATTGACGTTGACCGATCTTAACAGAAACATGTCCGATAATGTGATCGCCAAAGGAAAGCTGATTAATATTGTCAGTCTACGTTACAATGGAAGTTCGTTACAGTCATATTTCCTaatgtttaaactttaataatatattaatggatAAAACCCATCCAGGGCCAAaaatttcatacttttattaaaatattttcttatagtgacatttattactgttatgttttaataaagatttactaaataaattcaatagtaTGAACTAACCTTCCTTCATAGAGTAGGGTGGCAATAAGATGTACATGCTGATGTCATTGCCCTTGTAAGGCAATTCCAGGATCTGTGCTCCCAGCTCGTCATTCACcactgataaaataaaattaaacaatcttAAACATTatggattttaatttaaggtataGTTTTAGTTGttcaaaaaagatttttaaacaacaacaGCCTGTTAGTGGAAGTTATAtgcattatttatacttaagcgtttaaataaacctttgttgaattataaatagttattggAATACAATTGTGAACAGGTatgactaataaaaaaatatgtataatgtgtATATCGTCATGCATATGTCATGGGCAATAAAATCAGtatgaatgtattatattttaatgcaaaataaaattgataggtctaaagtgtatttatattttactcacTGAAGTGGAATTGTCCTTTTTGTCTCATAAAATGTGTGAGGGTCTGACGGGTTTCCGAGACGAAGAATACTTGTTTTTTGGTGCTTTGAGCTTGGAATTTTGATGCCCAGACGCCCTTGAAGTAAGCTGCGTTGGCGAGAACGAGCTTGGTTGCTTGGGTTACGCCAGAAGGAGGAATGAGGTctttgatattgtttttagtGACGTGGGCCACCCACTCGTTGATATGTTCTACAGCAACTCCGGGGTGATCGTGGAAATtctgaaatgaataaaattttgaaatgactCGTATGTTGTTTCATAGAAAAGtagttatttttcaaaagtttGACTCTTAGACTTGGACAAAATGCtgaaaagataaattttatgtcttaTTCTATTCTAAAAATGAGATAGAACTGGCTTTCTGCGCACGCCAATACTAAGGAATGAAATGCAAATCATGCtggtcaaaaaatataataaaatacagttgcagcttaattatgataaattaccaaagtttattatatatctcgtaaaatgtataaatagttattttagtGTTATTCAACTCACCAGGCCCGATAATTCGCCACCAAAGGCATCTTTGAAGCATTCTCTGACTTGAAGCGCTGTGTCAACGAACATCTTATTAACGTTTGTGAACTCATAGCTGTCGCTGTTGTTGTTCACGGCCCGCAAATGTTTGTCCACTTTGTATGCCATCAACAGGTTCACCTTGTCCTGTAATGACATGAATATGTGATTGAAAACATGTTCTGTGCATTCTTTTTTCAAACTTTACTTATATCATGCCCACTTATTCATTGATAGCGTTTAAAGTTTTGATTTACCTGCGTGTCAGCGATGCGCAGTGATTCTTTCAATGCTTTTTCTGTTTGACCACCAGCAGCAAAATATCCAAGAAGTAGGGCGTGGTATACGGAGAAAGGTGAGAAGAATACGTTGTCATTAGGAACAGCCTCGTTGATCACATTGAAgagatttaatgtaaattccaactgatttttatacaatgttgCTCTCGCCTCCGCATTTAGTTTCTTTGAAGCGTCATCTTTGGTAAAGCATTGACTGTTCACTGTAGTTGAAAACCCGAGTAACAAAATAACTCCGAATCTCAGCATTATCTGTAAAAGTATAAAGTTTTCggtataagtttataaaaatctacggatagttttattgaagtgattattttaaacggacagataataaataactgtttaaCACAACCGACGGTTCATAATTGTTAATACGCCGTTTGCAGACAGAGTTCATCACAAAGTTCTTTTCACCGTCACTTTCTACGCGTGATGGAGGGGGGAATGCAGTCATGAGAGGGCATTCCTTTTGACCGCGACGTACATTAAAACATGAgtgattacatatttataataatgcagATTTGAAACATTACGAACCAACCAATATAATTCACTGAAGCGAGTAGAATATTAGTTGAAAGTAAGCGATTGAAAAGTTGGTATATTTCTATCTGTCCTCGTTAACTTAAAACTTAACGTATGCTTGCGACATATCCCGCTTCTTTAAAACGTTAAGGTCATCATTAGTGACATCTGGGTTTGTGGCAGATTCGTCACGATTTCTCACCACATAATCGTGTTAGCCCTGAACGCGATATGGGAAAATCccagaatttaattaacttagcCATGTAACTGGCATGAAGAGGAAAAAATTAGATTGAAATCGGTTCACGTTGcagtcaaaataatttatgaatcaTCGACATTTGAAGTCCTACAAGCTGCAGcatcatatattaaacattacagtataattatttatttatatcctgTGAACTCAACAGGAAGTTTCATATAAACACTctgatatacaaaatttatttatacgtagTACATTTCCTGTTATTTAGAGTGATTagaagatttattatttaatacgtaGGCCATTATAAAGAGTTGAAAACGAACATTTTGGGACACTATAACAAAAAGGGAATTGAAAAGTGGAACACGATTGTGGCAATCTTTAATGTCCAAATGACGCATTCGAGAGGAAATCCCGCCATTCTCGGACAATAGCCAAACATAATGCACGGATTTTCCTTTGTTTAGAGCAGAGAAAGTCAACCGCGTCATTATAATTCGTTACACAATCGTGATAACAAACATGTGATATTTCCAGTAAATTACTAATAACTTGATTCATCTCATtcactattataatatgttacataatctaaataattcagttcttataaaagtataaaggGAAAAAAGATTTGACAtgaattacttcatttaaaCGCTCGTTtccatgaaataaattattgcctGACCCTTAACGGGACGTGTTTattatgagaaatattaaaaatatatatatcgaggTTCGACGAGACCGTTAAAAATAAACCGTTGCATACGCCGTAAATGTACAACTTAGAAGTTAAAACGATGTACTTAAAtatcagtttttaatattttataattataatattaattaccaaGCAATCAATCAAATGCATACAGATTAAGTCAcgactaaatattaaaatgaaagtctaaactcattaattaattacgtttCAATAAATAgcgttttaacttaaaattatataatcattattgagGTTAATTTTCATGGTTAAACTATCATTATAGATGACCtctaattttaacaaatttaagcCTTCCGTAACATAACTTGAATTGAATTACATGCACGCGTTACAATGCTGTAATGGTTTTAAATACGCCATTGAAACTAACACAATGCTTGGTGTATAGCGACCTTACTAACACCTAGCGGTACAGCACAacattctattaaatatatatacaaataccttttaaatatagaatgtaAACTAtagcatacaaaaatattttttcttaatattacatattatgcatctattatattagaaatttaaaacacggaattttaaatttgagtatgttgaataaatattattttaaaataattatacattaattattatgttaggTTAAAGTAGTAAttatatcagaaaaaaataagttagaCATTCAACGCTGAACcaaaaaactaaaactattgttttcaaattcctattttagtttaaatcatttccatcttattgttaaatatagaCACTAAAGAaacaagcaaaataaaaattttaaaaatgtcatataatttaaagttctagaacataatataatacaagtatttaatgtattgtgtgcaaaatttaaaagcagaaatgaaaaaaaatatcttttctaAGCATTTTGTAGATTTTTGTGTACCTATAATCTTGCCATTTTCAGGATATCGAGGTATGAAAAGTACTGAAATGAGATGTGCaattaagaaatgaaaaacaaaatcttttattaaattattttaaggattCCGTAAGCAAATCGGAAATTAATCAAACGTTAGAGGTTAACCAAATTGTCGGTCTGTTTCCTTGTCAAGATCCTTATTACCCGGAATATAGTATTTATCATTCAgttatttaacgttttaacTGTTACATTCTGAGAAGTCAAAAACAATATACCGTTACTAACTTACACTAATaagtaaagaatattatttagaaagtAGCAAGATATCTTATCTATAGGAAGCTTTCTGTGGAGTTCGTATCGTATCGTATAAGgaataataacttatacaGTAAAATAGTGTGAATCAGTAACAATATTCTGTATtgaataatttcaatgaatctTCTGGAATTTCAAGTCAGTTTTACATACTAACATCTcctcacatatttttaattttacaacgaAACAAAACTCATTCCATGGTACAAAATAGGGAGCAGTAGTAATTTAAGGTTGcatttcatacaaaacaatataatataagaatgttGAAACACATATACATACGCAAAAGACACACCAAATGAGGTTAGTCcggttgtatttatatattgagtaAACGAGGCCAAGTGTTCTTGTAACCTAACACTTGCATAAGGGTTCTGTCACACAATGACACACTAACGGCATAACAAGTAGGTATAAATCAGCAATACACcatttattgtaaacaaataataactttttatcacTATTCATTTGTAATTACTGTTATAGTGCTTATTCACAACAACAATTTCtccaatattatgtataacagTCCGATAAGCAATAATGATTCCGcgaattgattatattatctatatagcCTTTTAATTACTAGTAACGTCTAATAAAACACGAACttttgaaatgatttaaatgcGATTTTTCATTAAGCaactaaacttaaattaataattaagttctGAAGACATTCCGACTTTGTGATCAAGGTGTAATTCGCTGTAAGTTCGTGTAAGGTGTAATAATTCGGTGTAagtgcttataaaataatattcaatatttataaacatgtaaGCAAACAAACTATGTTACTTAGTTCAAGTCTTTGTTTTGTTCGAAAATATCTTAACAACAATAAATAGCCAccctttaaa from Danaus plexippus chromosome 3 unlocalized genomic scaffold, MEX_DaPlex mxdp_30, whole genome shotgun sequence includes:
- the LOC116766538 gene encoding serine protease inhibitor 88Ea-like — protein: MIMLRFGVILLLGFSTTVNSQCFTKDDASKKLNAEARATLYKNQLEFTLNLFNVINEAVPNDNVFFSPFSVYHALLLGYFAAGGQTEKALKESLRIADTQDKVNLLMAYKVDKHLRAVNNNSDSYEFTNVNKMFVDTALQVRECFKDAFGGELSGLNFHDHPGVAVEHINEWVAHVTKNNIKDLIPPSGVTQATKLVLANAAYFKGVWASKFQAQSTKKQVFFVSETRQTLTHFMRQKGQFHFMVNDELGAQILELPYKGNDISMYILLPPYSMKEGVNNIIANLTPERLAAVVEEGYLGREVVVEIPKFTIERSLQLRPILERLGVGDLFNASSDFSTMMEDRGVIFDDAVHKAKIQVDEEGTVAAAATAIFGFRSSRPAEPTVFIANFPFVYIIYEKPTNSVLFMGVFRDPKK